In a genomic window of Alphaproteobacteria bacterium:
- a CDS encoding DUF2157 domain-containing protein — MNYTKKQAKIITQSLAEWENQKLLTKDLSNKLAKTIKVISFDWSRLARYSFVVSIASIIIAISAIFLDKYLMALMTHYFTAPVGAKSLFFFILSSLIFWLGSQIRQAKPGMVFRNEAIFALGVMAYAGGIYYGGNFLSNQFNLASENFSTLILFGCISYAIIGYLLKSQLIWLFSLISLGGWLGAKTGYMSGWGSYYLGMNYPLRFVLFGGLLTIAALSLKEFERFKKFYQTTVVMGLLYLFISLWILSIFGNYGDIDGWYRVQQIELFHWSLLFAFGALGAFVYGLKHDDATTRGFGLVFLFINLYTRFFEYFWNHVHKAIFFSLLALSLWYVGTRAETIWNLKLTSSLDKKRAKKT, encoded by the coding sequence ATGAACTATACGAAAAAGCAAGCTAAAATCATTACCCAATCTTTGGCAGAATGGGAGAATCAAAAACTCCTAACTAAAGACTTATCAAACAAATTGGCAAAAACGATCAAAGTTATTTCTTTTGATTGGTCCAGGCTCGCTCGTTATTCATTTGTTGTTTCCATTGCGTCAATAATTATTGCCATAAGCGCGATATTTTTAGACAAATATCTAATGGCGTTAATGACACATTATTTTACAGCGCCTGTAGGTGCTAAAAGTTTATTTTTCTTTATTCTATCATCTTTAATTTTCTGGTTAGGGAGTCAAATAAGGCAAGCGAAACCTGGTATGGTTTTTCGAAATGAAGCCATCTTTGCCTTAGGTGTGATGGCTTATGCTGGGGGCATTTACTATGGAGGCAATTTTCTTAGTAACCAATTTAATTTAGCATCTGAGAACTTTAGTACGCTCATTTTATTTGGGTGTATTTCCTACGCCATTATTGGTTATCTTTTGAAATCGCAGTTAATTTGGCTTTTCTCATTGATTTCTCTGGGAGGATGGCTTGGGGCTAAAACGGGCTATATGTCAGGTTGGGGATCTTACTATTTGGGTATGAACTACCCTTTAAGATTTGTTCTATTCGGCGGCCTTTTGACGATCGCTGCACTCAGCCTTAAGGAATTTGAACGATTTAAGAAATTTTATCAGACGACCGTTGTAATGGGCTTGCTTTATTTATTTATATCTCTTTGGATACTCTCAATTTTTGGAAATTATGGGGATATTGATGGATGGTATCGAGTCCAACAGATTGAGTTGTTTCATTGGTCTCTTTTGTTTGCCTTTGGTGCTCTGGGTGCTTTTGTCTATGGCCTTAAGCATGACGATGCAACAACCAGGGGGTTTGGGTTAGTGTTTTTATTCATTAATCTTTATACGCGATTTTTTGAGTATTTCTGGAATCACGTTCACAAGGCAATATTCTTTAGTCTTCTGGCTCTAAGTTTATGGTATGTTGGGACCCGTGCTGAGACCATATGGAATCTGAAATTAACATCGTCGTTAGATAAGAAGAGAGCTAAAAAAACTTAA
- the odhB gene encoding 2-oxoglutarate dehydrogenase complex dihydrolipoyllysine-residue succinyltransferase, with protein sequence MSLSGQSEIKVPALGESIREATVAKWLKSAGDSVKVDEVLVELETDKVTLEVSSPTSGILTEVRADVGETVAVGDLLGFVTKADEESAPQKTPEIQASEIKAPETKASGPKFLAQKPLEPKISSLKTVMSTMMTSGPQKTATPPQKAPEERFPPSVRKLAEELTINPKDVLGTGKGNRVTKGDVLGVGQGNSSTNEESVPVQAPPGQSTRVSDQREERVKMSRLRLRIAERLKEAQNTAAILTTFNEVDMTAINAMRAKYKESFEQKHGIRLGVMSFFVKACVLALKEFPAVNSEMEGDEIIYKNYYDIGVAVSTPQGLVVPIVRNADLLSFEEIEREIASLAQKAKDGKLTIAEMTGGTFTISNGGVFGSLLATPILNPPQTGILGMHKMQDRPVVIDGKIEIRSMMYVALSYDHRVIDGRESVTFLVRVKENLENPERLMLDM encoded by the coding sequence ATGTCATTAAGCGGACAAAGTGAGATTAAGGTTCCTGCATTAGGAGAATCTATCAGAGAGGCAACCGTTGCAAAGTGGTTAAAGTCTGCTGGTGATTCTGTGAAAGTCGACGAAGTCTTGGTTGAGCTTGAAACAGATAAAGTGACCTTAGAGGTGAGTTCTCCCACGTCAGGTATCTTAACAGAAGTGCGTGCTGATGTTGGGGAGACGGTCGCTGTTGGTGATTTACTGGGCTTTGTGACCAAAGCAGATGAAGAAAGCGCCCCCCAAAAAACGCCTGAGATACAAGCCTCGGAGATAAAGGCCCCAGAGACAAAAGCTTCTGGGCCGAAATTTCTGGCACAAAAACCCCTTGAGCCGAAAATATCTTCCCTCAAAACTGTGATGTCGACCATGATGACTTCTGGTCCCCAGAAAACCGCAACCCCTCCTCAAAAGGCCCCGGAGGAGAGGTTCCCCCCGTCTGTGAGAAAACTAGCTGAAGAATTGACCATTAATCCAAAAGATGTCCTCGGAACGGGTAAAGGAAATCGGGTGACGAAGGGAGATGTTTTGGGTGTCGGGCAAGGAAATTCATCCACGAATGAAGAATCCGTTCCCGTACAAGCGCCCCCTGGTCAATCGACAAGAGTTTCAGATCAGCGAGAAGAGCGGGTGAAAATGTCTCGACTTCGGCTGCGCATTGCTGAGCGATTAAAGGAGGCCCAAAACACAGCGGCTATTTTGACCACTTTTAATGAAGTTGACATGACAGCGATCAATGCGATGCGGGCAAAATATAAAGAATCATTTGAGCAAAAACATGGCATTCGTTTGGGGGTTATGTCCTTCTTTGTCAAAGCGTGCGTTCTTGCATTAAAGGAATTTCCAGCTGTCAATTCAGAGATGGAGGGAGATGAGATCATTTATAAGAACTACTACGATATCGGGGTTGCAGTCTCAACACCTCAAGGTCTTGTGGTTCCGATTGTGCGCAATGCTGACCTCTTAAGTTTTGAAGAGATCGAAAGGGAAATAGCATCCTTGGCTCAAAAAGCGAAAGATGGTAAGTTGACCATTGCTGAAATGACGGGGGGAACGTTTACGATATCCAATGGTGGTGTCTTTGGTTCGTTGTTGGCAACGCCTATTTTGAATCCGCCTCAAACGGGTATTTTGGGCATGCATAAAATGCAAGACCGCCCCGTGGTCATTGATGGAAAAATTGAGATTCGCTCCATGATGTATGTGGCCTTGTCCTATGATCATCGGGTGATCGATGGTCGGGAGTCAGTGACTTTCTTAGTGCGTGTTAAAGAAAATTTGGAAAACCCAGAACGCTTAATGTTGGATATGTAA
- the lpdA gene encoding dihydrolipoyl dehydrogenase, protein MSEAIDLLVIGAGPGGYVAAIRAAQLGMKVVVVDKRSLPGGTCLNVGCIPSKALLHSSHKYIETKNNLENHGIEVEKVRLNLKKMQGHKENVVDELTRGIHFLFNKNKITFIHGTAQIKGRGKVQVITASGDEQDWEPRHILIATGSEPLVPAGMEVDEEFVVTSTGALSLSKVPKHLVVIGAGYIGLELGSVWARLGAAVTVVEALDHPLLTLDQELASALHKSLSNQGLIFRFGHKVAKIMKREKDVALHIHPSTVENLEEPEIMTCDVVLLAIGRRPHTEGLGLINVGINVDDRGFIPVNRPTYETVCPGVYAIGDVTPGPMLAHKAEEEGIAVVERIAGQAGHVNYDVIPSVVYTSPEAAMVGKTEEELKKEGIAYNVGKFPFLANARAKAVGDTAGFVKVLSDEKTDRILGVHIIGAEAGTMIAEAALAMEMVASAEDLARTCHAHPTHSEALKEAAMAAYGKAIHI, encoded by the coding sequence ATGAGTGAAGCCATCGATTTATTGGTTATTGGTGCAGGTCCAGGGGGCTATGTGGCAGCGATTCGAGCTGCTCAATTAGGGATGAAGGTTGTTGTAGTGGACAAACGCTCCTTGCCTGGGGGGACTTGTTTGAATGTAGGCTGTATCCCTTCAAAAGCCTTGCTTCACTCTTCTCATAAGTACATTGAAACAAAAAACAACTTAGAAAACCATGGGATTGAAGTTGAAAAGGTGCGCCTCAACCTCAAGAAGATGCAAGGACACAAAGAAAATGTGGTTGATGAACTCACCCGAGGCATACACTTCTTATTCAATAAGAACAAGATTACTTTTATTCATGGGACCGCTCAAATAAAAGGACGCGGTAAGGTGCAAGTGATCACCGCATCAGGAGATGAGCAGGATTGGGAACCGCGTCACATTCTCATTGCCACAGGATCTGAGCCGCTTGTTCCTGCAGGAATGGAAGTTGATGAGGAGTTCGTTGTCACGTCCACGGGTGCTTTGAGTCTGTCAAAAGTACCTAAACACCTCGTTGTCATAGGGGCAGGGTATATTGGTCTCGAGCTTGGGTCTGTATGGGCGCGCCTCGGGGCGGCTGTTACGGTCGTTGAAGCTCTTGATCATCCCCTACTGACCTTGGATCAAGAATTGGCATCTGCTCTTCACAAGTCATTGTCCAATCAGGGATTGATTTTCAGATTTGGCCATAAGGTGGCAAAGATCATGAAACGTGAGAAGGACGTGGCCTTACACATCCACCCCTCGACTGTTGAAAATTTAGAAGAACCCGAGATCATGACGTGCGATGTAGTGTTGTTGGCCATCGGTCGGCGTCCCCACACGGAAGGATTGGGCTTGATTAACGTTGGCATCAACGTCGATGATCGCGGATTTATCCCAGTTAATCGTCCCACTTATGAAACCGTGTGCCCAGGCGTTTATGCCATAGGGGATGTAACGCCGGGGCCGATGTTGGCCCATAAGGCGGAAGAAGAGGGTATTGCTGTTGTCGAACGCATCGCCGGACAAGCGGGACATGTAAACTATGACGTCATTCCGTCGGTTGTTTATACCTCTCCGGAAGCGGCCATGGTTGGGAAAACGGAAGAAGAGTTGAAGAAAGAAGGGATCGCCTACAACGTGGGTAAGTTTCCTTTCCTCGCCAATGCCCGTGCGAAGGCTGTTGGAGACACCGCCGGTTTCGTCAAAGTCTTGAGTGATGAAAAAACGGATCGAATTCTTGGTGTGCATATCATTGGGGCGGAAGCTGGCACCATGATCGCTGAAGCCGCCCTTGCCATGGAAATGGTGGCCTCCGCCGAAGACCTGGCACGCACCTGTCATGCGCATCCCACTCACTCCGAAGCCTTGAAAGAAGCCGCGATGGCTGCGTATGGGAAAGCGATTCATATATAG